Proteins co-encoded in one Cellulosilyticum sp. I15G10I2 genomic window:
- a CDS encoding LacI family DNA-binding transcriptional regulator, whose amino-acid sequence MAATIKDIAKKTGLGLATISKYLNGGNVLEENKIAIEEAIRILDFRVNEFARGLKTSKSKTIGVVIPELSNLFFTSIITIIEDILRQNGYGILVCDCRTDEKLEYEATEFLVNKMVDGIICMPVSRDGAHLKLPLSKGIPVVLIDRNVEGLNVDAVLVDNVSASEAAVEYLIDHGHREIGIICGPSDIFTSHQRQLGYTQAFVKKGIFPKQGLVKYGEYTVESGYESLKQLVMENEKLSAIFVTNYELTLGAIIAINELGIKVPEQLSLIGFDNMHLAQVVKPRLTIISQPIQKIAENVAHIMLKRLVQDKYDEAKIVNLSTELIIGESVLYKHI is encoded by the coding sequence TTGGCAGCTACAATTAAGGATATAGCAAAGAAAACGGGACTTGGCCTTGCAACTATTTCAAAGTATCTTAATGGGGGCAATGTCTTAGAGGAAAACAAGATAGCTATTGAAGAGGCTATTCGTATATTAGATTTTAGAGTAAATGAATTTGCAAGGGGTCTTAAAACAAGCAAGTCTAAAACAATAGGCGTTGTGATACCGGAGCTTAGCAATTTATTTTTTACAAGTATCATTACTATTATAGAAGATATTTTGCGTCAAAACGGATACGGCATTTTGGTATGTGACTGTAGAACAGATGAAAAACTTGAATATGAAGCAACAGAATTTCTAGTTAACAAGATGGTAGATGGGATTATTTGTATGCCTGTATCAAGAGATGGCGCACATCTTAAATTGCCGCTCTCAAAAGGTATTCCAGTTGTACTGATTGATAGAAATGTAGAAGGGCTGAACGTAGATGCAGTGCTTGTAGATAATGTTAGTGCATCAGAAGCAGCAGTAGAATATCTTATTGACCATGGGCATAGAGAGATTGGCATTATATGTGGTCCAAGTGATATATTTACTTCACATCAAAGACAGCTGGGTTACACACAAGCATTTGTAAAAAAAGGTATATTTCCAAAGCAAGGGCTCGTTAAATATGGGGAGTATACTGTTGAGAGTGGTTATGAATCTCTAAAGCAGCTTGTTATGGAAAATGAAAAGTTATCAGCCATTTTTGTGACCAACTATGAGCTTACATTAGGTGCAATCATAGCCATTAATGAACTTGGCATTAAAGTACCTGAGCAACTGTCTTTAATAGGTTTTGATAATATGCATCTCGCACAAGTTGTTAAACCCAGACTGACAATTATTTCGCAGCCTATCCAGAAGATAGCGGAAAATGTAGCACATATTATGTTAAAAAGATTAGTACAAGATAAGTATGATGAAGCTAAAATCGTTAATTTATCGACAGAATTAATAATAGGTGAATCTGTTTTATATAAACATATTTAA
- the fba gene encoding class II fructose-1,6-bisphosphate aldolase: MPLVTAEKMLYDAQKGGYAVGAFNVENMEMIIAAVEAAEELRAPIMLQTTSSTVRYASVKQFYANARAMAEQVSVPVAIHLDHGDSFELAMQALREGYTSIMIDGSHYDFEKNIEITKRVVDAAKPNAIPVEAELGKVGGKEDDLEVKDAGYTDPVEAKEFVERTGITSLAVAIGTAHGFYEGTPKLDIERLKEIKKYVDIPLVLHGASGLSDEDVIKCIKEGICKVNFATELRVAFSDGVKAVLKQNPDVYDPKAYLKVARENVKQLVKNRMIVCGCQGKY, encoded by the coding sequence ATGCCATTAGTTACAGCTGAAAAGATGTTATATGATGCTCAAAAAGGTGGATATGCAGTTGGAGCATTTAATGTAGAAAATATGGAAATGATTATAGCAGCAGTAGAGGCTGCGGAGGAGCTTAGAGCACCTATTATGCTGCAGACAACATCATCAACAGTTAGATATGCAAGTGTAAAACAATTTTATGCAAATGCCAGAGCTATGGCAGAGCAAGTTTCTGTACCAGTTGCGATACATTTAGACCATGGGGATAGCTTTGAACTTGCTATGCAGGCTTTAAGAGAGGGTTATACATCAATTATGATAGATGGCTCTCATTATGACTTTGAAAAGAATATTGAGATTACGAAAAGAGTAGTAGATGCAGCAAAGCCTAATGCTATTCCAGTAGAAGCGGAGCTTGGCAAAGTAGGTGGTAAAGAAGATGATCTGGAAGTTAAAGATGCAGGCTATACAGATCCCGTAGAGGCAAAAGAATTTGTAGAAAGAACGGGTATCACATCTCTTGCAGTAGCTATAGGAACAGCGCACGGTTTTTATGAAGGAACGCCCAAATTAGATATAGAAAGACTTAAAGAAATAAAAAAATATGTAGATATTCCTTTAGTCTTGCATGGCGCATCAGGACTTTCAGATGAAGATGTGATAAAATGTATTAAAGAAGGAATTTGCAAAGTAAACTTTGCAACTGAGCTAAGAGTTGCATTTAGTGATGGGGTAAAAGCTGTACTTAAGCAAAACCCAGATGTATATGATCCCAAAGCATACCTAAAAGTGGCGAGAGAAAATGTGAAGCAATTAGTAAAAAATCGTATGATTGTATGTGGATGTCAAGGGAAATATTAA
- a CDS encoding ABC transporter substrate-binding protein yields MRKKLVVLLVISILSVTGIQQASITLQKAAIVRKEQMPINTEEIPINEEEALKQPYIPIIVKALESGIWNPALEGMANAAEDYGIQITFEGTQRGAEVQEQLDIIETALARNPQAIILSALDSSAVRPYLESAQAAGIPVIGLDSGVDSPIVRTTVATDNYEAAVLAAEKMAELIGGEGKVGLIVLDRTSKVGIDRADGFTDTMRINYPNIEVLPVQYGEGSLEMSKEAAMNMLLENPDLKGIFGANEDSSIGIAEAVRELNREDEITIVGFDAGRVAQAIREGIITGAIAQNPREMGYRVVEAANWAYQGLRLPEFINTGFIWYDRNNIDTPEVQEIIYE; encoded by the coding sequence ATGAGGAAGAAATTAGTCGTATTATTAGTTATTAGTATACTTTCTGTTACGGGCATACAACAAGCATCTATAACACTACAAAAAGCAGCGATAGTTAGAAAAGAGCAGATGCCAATAAATACAGAGGAAATACCTATCAATGAAGAAGAAGCATTAAAACAACCCTATATTCCTATTATTGTAAAGGCACTTGAATCTGGTATATGGAATCCAGCACTTGAAGGTATGGCAAATGCAGCTGAAGATTATGGTATCCAAATTACATTCGAAGGGACCCAGAGAGGTGCAGAAGTTCAAGAACAGCTAGATATAATAGAAACTGCACTTGCAAGAAATCCACAAGCTATTATTTTATCAGCGCTTGACTCTAGTGCTGTAAGACCTTATCTTGAAAGTGCACAAGCAGCAGGGATTCCGGTAATTGGTCTTGATTCTGGAGTTGATAGCCCTATTGTTAGAACCACAGTTGCAACAGATAATTATGAAGCGGCAGTGCTTGCAGCGGAGAAGATGGCAGAGCTTATTGGCGGAGAGGGAAAAGTAGGGCTTATTGTATTAGATAGAACGAGTAAGGTAGGTATAGATAGAGCGGATGGTTTTACTGATACGATGCGGATAAATTATCCTAATATTGAAGTGCTTCCAGTTCAATATGGAGAAGGAAGTCTTGAAATGTCAAAAGAAGCTGCAATGAATATGCTGCTTGAGAACCCAGATCTTAAAGGTATATTTGGTGCAAATGAAGATTCAAGTATAGGGATTGCTGAGGCAGTCAGAGAACTTAATAGAGAAGATGAAATTACAATTGTGGGCTTTGATGCAGGGAGAGTAGCGCAGGCTATTAGAGAAGGTATTATAACAGGTGCTATTGCACAAAATCCAAGAGAGATGGGGTATAGAGTGGTAGAAGCAGCTAATTGGGCCTATCAAGGCTTAAGACTTCCGGAGTTTATTAATACTGGATTTATATGGTATGATAGAAATAATATAGATACACCTGAAGTACAAGAAATTATTTATGAATAA
- a CDS encoding ABC transporter substrate-binding protein yields the protein MKKILVLVFILLLIIGAIDREIQAKTLAATNVASTTESVLVLPTVPTILPANNIYIPLIVKGLQAEFWQPVRMGAERAARDYGIEITFEGTYGEGETEAQLDILRNVLDRNPQAIVLSAVDSRAATPYLERARAAGIPVIGFDSGVDSPIVRTTVATDNYGAGALAASKMAELLDGTGKVAVIVQDDTSRVASDRRDGFVDIIEQQYPGMEVVAIKYGEGNVDLSAERAKEIIREHPDVSGIFGGNEGSAHGVIKAVKELNKEGEILIIGFDSGRILLDAIREGVVAGAVTQNPSAIGYLAVEAAIRAYRGETLPPFIDTGFIWYDSTNIVHPEIQELLYE from the coding sequence GTGAAAAAAATATTAGTATTAGTTTTTATATTATTACTTATAATAGGCGCTATTGATAGAGAAATACAAGCTAAAACCCTAGCAGCAACAAATGTAGCAAGTACAACAGAATCAGTACTAGTATTGCCAACAGTGCCAACCATATTACCAGCAAATAATATATATATACCACTTATTGTAAAAGGACTTCAAGCTGAGTTTTGGCAGCCAGTGAGAATGGGGGCGGAGAGAGCGGCAAGAGACTATGGTATTGAGATAACATTTGAAGGAACTTACGGAGAAGGAGAAACTGAAGCACAGCTGGATATATTGAGAAATGTGCTTGATAGAAATCCACAAGCTATTGTTCTATCTGCGGTGGATTCAAGGGCAGCTACACCCTATTTAGAAAGAGCTCGGGCAGCTGGTATCCCTGTGATTGGATTTGACTCAGGTGTAGATAGTCCAATTGTCAGAACAACAGTAGCAACAGATAATTATGGAGCAGGTGCATTAGCTGCCAGTAAGATGGCAGAATTGCTTGATGGTACAGGAAAAGTAGCTGTTATTGTCCAAGATGATACAAGCCGGGTTGCTTCGGATCGAAGAGATGGATTTGTAGATATAATTGAACAACAGTATCCAGGTATGGAGGTTGTTGCTATTAAGTATGGGGAAGGCAATGTTGACTTATCGGCAGAGCGTGCAAAAGAAATTATAAGAGAGCATCCTGATGTTAGCGGGATATTTGGTGGCAATGAAGGCTCAGCTCATGGGGTCATTAAAGCAGTTAAAGAACTTAATAAAGAAGGAGAAATTTTAATTATAGGATTTGATTCAGGGAGAATCTTGCTTGATGCAATTAGAGAAGGTGTTGTTGCGGGGGCGGTTACTCAAAATCCATCTGCTATTGGATATCTAGCTGTAGAAGCAGCGATTAGAGCGTATAGAGGAGAGACATTACCCCCATTTATTGACACTGGTTTTATATGGTATGACAGCACGAATATAGTTCATCCAGAGATTCAAGAATTACTTTATGAATAG
- a CDS encoding ABC transporter substrate-binding protein, which produces MRKSLVLEVMLYLGMVFSFSGIQEAAPTTTENVYIPIIAKGLKYSFWESVRLGAEEAARDLGIKITFEGPQEEAQTQQQLDMLNIALSRSPQAVILSAVDSRAVTPYLEEAQAKGIPVIGFDSGVDSPIVRTTVATDNYGAGELAAEKMVELLDKKGKVAIIIQDATSQVATNRRDGFIDTITQQYPSMDVVAVGYGEGDAKKSSEIAKDIFKNHPDLKGIFGGNQGSAEGIAKALRELNKEGEITAIGFDSGNILTEAIRDGIIVGAVSQNPKEIGYKAVETAFKAYRGETLPAFIDTGYVWYDKSNIDNPEIKEFLYK; this is translated from the coding sequence ATGAGAAAATCACTAGTACTAGAAGTAATGTTATATCTTGGAATGGTATTTAGTTTTAGCGGCATACAAGAAGCAGCGCCTACAACAACTGAAAATGTTTATATACCTATTATTGCAAAAGGACTTAAGTATTCATTTTGGGAATCTGTTAGGCTCGGGGCAGAAGAAGCCGCCCGTGACTTAGGTATCAAAATTACATTTGAAGGACCACAAGAAGAAGCACAGACTCAACAACAGCTTGATATGTTGAATATAGCATTATCTAGAAGTCCGCAGGCAGTTATTTTATCTGCAGTTGACTCAAGAGCAGTTACACCTTATCTTGAAGAAGCACAAGCGAAAGGGATACCTGTTATTGGTTTTGACTCTGGAGTTGATAGTCCAATTGTCAGAACAACAGTAGCGACAGACAACTATGGCGCAGGAGAACTTGCTGCAGAGAAAATGGTTGAGCTGCTTGATAAAAAAGGAAAGGTAGCTATTATTATCCAAGACGCAACAAGTCAGGTGGCTACTAATAGACGGGATGGATTTATAGATACAATTACACAACAGTATCCAAGTATGGACGTAGTAGCTGTTGGATATGGAGAAGGAGATGCCAAGAAATCTTCAGAAATTGCAAAAGATATATTTAAAAATCATCCAGATCTTAAAGGTATATTTGGCGGAAATCAGGGATCAGCAGAAGGGATTGCTAAGGCATTGAGAGAACTTAATAAAGAAGGAGAAATTACAGCAATAGGCTTTGATTCGGGGAATATACTTACTGAGGCTATTAGAGATGGGATAATAGTAGGTGCTGTCTCCCAAAATCCAAAAGAAATAGGATATAAAGCTGTAGAAACAGCCTTTAAAGCATATCGAGGAGAAACGCTGCCAGCATTTATTGATACTGGATACGTATGGTACGACAAATCTAATATAGACAATCCTGAAATCAAAGAATTTCTTTATAAATGA
- a CDS encoding ABC transporter substrate-binding protein codes for MKKSLVLGLALSLVMSLGVGCAPKTEAPAAPAAPAEKPAATEAEKPADQPAAPEKIYIPVISKGFQHQFWQAVKLGAERAAADYGVEISFEGPESETQVDKQLDMLQAALAKNPQAIALAALDSRAATPYLEKAEAAGIPVVGFDSGVDSPIVKTTAATDNYAAAGLAADKMAELIGGAGKVGLIVHDQTSQTGVDRRDGFVKTLEEKYPNIEVVPVQYGEGDHAKSTEAAKAIMTANPDIKGMFGANEGSIAGVINAAKELNKKDLVVIGFDSGKLLLDAIKGDLVSGAITQDPVGIGYKAVEAAYKAYKGETTPEFIDTGFKWYDKTNMDTPEIKEVLYE; via the coding sequence ATGAAAAAATCGTTAGTATTAGGTTTAGCCTTATCACTTGTTATGAGTCTTGGAGTTGGATGTGCACCAAAAACAGAAGCACCAGCAGCGCCAGCAGCACCAGCAGAAAAACCAGCAGCAACAGAGGCAGAAAAACCAGCTGATCAACCAGCGGCACCAGAAAAAATATATATTCCAGTTATCTCAAAAGGATTCCAACATCAATTTTGGCAAGCAGTTAAACTTGGAGCAGAAAGAGCAGCAGCTGATTATGGCGTGGAAATTTCATTTGAAGGACCAGAATCAGAAACACAAGTTGACAAACAACTTGATATGTTACAAGCAGCACTAGCAAAAAATCCTCAAGCAATTGCTCTGGCAGCACTAGATTCAAGAGCAGCAACACCATACCTTGAAAAAGCAGAAGCAGCAGGTATTCCAGTTGTTGGATTTGACTCAGGGGTAGATAGTCCAATCGTTAAAACAACAGCAGCAACAGATAACTATGCAGCAGCAGGACTTGCAGCAGACAAAATGGCAGAGCTTATTGGCGGAGCTGGTAAAGTAGGTCTTATCGTTCATGACCAAACAAGTCAAACAGGCGTAGACAGACGCGATGGATTTGTAAAAACACTTGAAGAAAAATATCCTAATATTGAAGTAGTTCCTGTTCAATACGGTGAAGGTGATCATGCAAAATCAACAGAAGCTGCAAAAGCAATTATGACAGCTAATCCAGATATCAAAGGTATGTTTGGAGCAAACGAAGGCTCAATCGCAGGGGTTATCAATGCAGCTAAAGAACTTAATAAAAAAGACCTTGTAGTTATTGGTTTTGACTCAGGTAAATTACTTCTAGATGCTATCAAAGGTGACCTTGTAAGTGGTGCAATTACTCAAGATCCAGTTGGTATTGGTTACAAAGCGGTAGAAGCAGCTTACAAAGCTTACAAAGGCGAAACAACCCCAGAATTTATTGATACAGGATTCAAATGGTATGACAAAACAAACATGGATACTCCAGAAATCAAAGAAGTTCTTTACGAATAA
- a CDS encoding ABC transporter permease has protein sequence MANVATKNTAQADGDLKKSVLNPANIQKFLAFGALIVLLIFFTIASPFFLTFDNIVSIMLSTCVNGILALGIIFVIITGGIDLSIGTVMTFSSVMAGVTITNMGMPLWLGIIIAVCTGAFCGFISGTIVSRLKLQPFIATLGVMMITKGFSLVLSGTKPIYFSDTPAFRQITVGSIIKFGAEGKYSIPNGIFIFLFMALIAAVILNKTKLGRYNFAIGSNEEATRLSGVNVVKWKTAIYSLCGAFAGVAGIVMAARLDSAQPALGQGYELDAIASVVIGGTSMVGGEGTILGTVIGAFIISTLTNGLKVMGVAQEWQIVITGLVLVLAVLLDTIRKRGNK, from the coding sequence ATGGCAAATGTAGCAACTAAAAATACGGCACAAGCAGATGGTGATCTTAAAAAATCAGTATTGAATCCAGCAAATATTCAAAAGTTCTTAGCTTTTGGGGCACTCATTGTACTCTTAATATTCTTTACAATAGCATCACCATTCTTTTTAACTTTTGATAATATTGTATCCATTATGCTTTCAACCTGTGTTAATGGTATCTTAGCACTTGGTATCATTTTTGTAATTATTACAGGTGGAATAGACTTATCTATAGGAACAGTTATGACATTCTCATCTGTTATGGCAGGCGTTACCATTACTAATATGGGAATGCCTTTGTGGCTAGGGATTATAATAGCCGTATGTACTGGAGCATTTTGTGGTTTTATAAGTGGAACGATAGTGTCAAGATTAAAGCTGCAGCCTTTTATAGCAACTCTTGGTGTTATGATGATTACAAAAGGTTTTTCTCTTGTTCTTTCAGGAACAAAACCTATTTACTTCAGTGATACACCAGCTTTCAGACAAATTACAGTAGGTTCTATCATTAAATTTGGAGCAGAAGGCAAATACAGCATACCAAATGGTATATTTATATTCTTATTTATGGCACTTATAGCTGCTGTTATCCTTAACAAAACAAAACTTGGCAGATATAATTTCGCTATAGGAAGCAATGAAGAAGCAACAAGACTCTCAGGGGTTAATGTGGTGAAATGGAAAACAGCTATTTATTCACTTTGTGGGGCTTTTGCAGGGGTGGCAGGTATTGTTATGGCAGCACGTCTGGATTCAGCTCAGCCAGCACTTGGTCAAGGTTATGAGCTAGATGCCATTGCATCAGTTGTAATCGGCGGAACTTCAATGGTTGGTGGAGAAGGAACTATTCTTGGTACAGTAATAGGAGCATTTATTATAAGTACACTTACAAATGGATTAAAAGTTATGGGTGTAGCTCAGGAGTGGCAGATTGTTATTACAGGGTTAGTACTTGTTCTTGCGGTATTATTAGATACAATACGTAAAAGAGGAAACAAATAA
- a CDS encoding sugar ABC transporter ATP-binding protein encodes MEGIDKSFPGVHALDHCKFDLRAGEVHALVGENGAGKSTLMKILTGVYGKDEGKVIYKGQEINLSGTKEAQELGICIVHQELNLMPHLTAAQNMFIGREFTGKNKLFVNDNEANKKAQALFDAMNLKLDPKAKVGKLTVAMQQMVEIAKALSFDSQILVMDEPTTALTESEIDELFKMINRLKEKGVGIVYISHRMDEIKRITDRITVMRDGTYVNTVDTKDTDIQQVINMMVGRTIYETANEHNYTDLNQVALEVKHLNSGKKIKDVSFKLHKGEILGFSGLMGAGRTEVMRAIFGADKYDSGEIYVKGQKVTILRPEHAVGYGIGYLSEDRKRYGLTLGETVEQNISLPCIDKYTNKLGFTNYSTITGTSKEYIEKLSIKTPGPKQKVKNLSGGNQQKVVIAKWLLRDCDILIFDEPTKGIDVGAKSEIYKLLSQLAKEGKAIIMISSELPEILRMSNRIIVMCEGRITGELDINSASQEEIIKYATKREA; translated from the coding sequence ATGGAAGGTATAGACAAATCTTTCCCAGGAGTTCATGCATTAGACCATTGCAAATTTGACCTAAGAGCTGGAGAAGTACATGCTTTAGTTGGTGAAAATGGTGCGGGTAAATCTACACTTATGAAAATTCTCACAGGTGTATATGGCAAAGATGAAGGGAAAGTCATTTATAAAGGGCAAGAAATTAATTTAAGCGGTACAAAAGAAGCACAGGAGCTTGGGATTTGTATTGTTCACCAAGAACTTAATTTAATGCCTCACTTAACAGCTGCGCAAAATATGTTTATTGGCAGAGAGTTTACAGGAAAAAACAAGTTGTTTGTTAATGATAATGAAGCTAATAAAAAAGCACAAGCATTGTTTGATGCAATGAATCTCAAATTAGATCCAAAGGCTAAAGTTGGCAAATTAACTGTTGCGATGCAGCAAATGGTTGAAATAGCTAAAGCGCTGTCATTTGATTCACAAATATTAGTAATGGATGAACCAACAACTGCTTTAACAGAATCAGAAATCGATGAACTTTTTAAAATGATTAATCGCCTTAAGGAAAAAGGTGTAGGGATTGTTTATATTTCTCATAGAATGGATGAAATTAAAAGAATCACAGACAGAATCACAGTAATGCGTGATGGGACGTATGTTAATACAGTTGATACCAAAGATACTGATATACAGCAAGTTATTAATATGATGGTTGGAAGAACCATTTATGAGACTGCTAACGAACATAACTATACTGATCTTAATCAAGTTGCGCTGGAAGTTAAACATCTTAATAGCGGCAAAAAGATTAAAGATGTCAGCTTTAAACTGCATAAAGGTGAAATACTTGGCTTTTCAGGGCTGATGGGTGCAGGAAGAACAGAAGTTATGAGGGCCATCTTTGGAGCAGATAAGTATGATTCAGGTGAAATTTATGTTAAAGGCCAAAAAGTAACGATTTTAAGACCAGAACATGCTGTTGGGTATGGAATTGGTTACTTATCAGAAGACAGAAAACGCTATGGACTTACACTCGGCGAAACAGTTGAACAAAATATTTCATTGCCATGTATAGATAAATATACTAATAAGTTAGGGTTTACTAATTACAGTACTATAACAGGTACAAGTAAAGAGTATATTGAAAAACTCAGTATTAAAACACCAGGACCTAAACAAAAGGTTAAGAACTTATCTGGTGGTAATCAACAAAAAGTAGTTATTGCAAAATGGCTTCTAAGAGATTGTGATATCTTAATATTTGATGAACCTACTAAGGGGATAGACGTAGGTGCAAAAAGTGAAATATATAAACTTCTTTCACAACTCGCAAAAGAAGGAAAAGCAATTATTATGATTTCTTCTGAACTTCCTGAAATACTTCGTATGAGCAATAGAATCATCGTTATGTGTGAGGGACGTATAACTGGAGAACTAGATATTAATAGTGCAAGTCAAGAAGAAATTATAAAATATGCAACAAAAAGAGAGGCGTAA
- a CDS encoding substrate-binding domain-containing protein, which yields MKKVNKWVLIVSILIVTAGALISFKLLNYRGLPNKIILIPKSISPEFEFWQTVRMGAELAAKEENVQIETRGPLLERNIESQKEILKEAINEQADIILLAATNVDALKDLVEEAKLQGITVLTVDSTVEGVQNITNVATDSIQASAVLTKYLIERLGQQGEIIMINFVEGASTANERDLGYKQEASKYKDIIMHPTVYTEGTTSDAYRATKQILKDYPNLKGIVAANQQVTDAVCDAVQEMDLQGKVKVVGFDSSRNIIYALEKNVIDAIVVQKPFNMGYLAVKHAIQAYRGKKIASYLDTGYKLINKETLYATENQKLLYPIIK from the coding sequence ATGAAAAAAGTAAACAAATGGGTGTTAATAGTGAGCATATTGATTGTAACAGCAGGGGCCCTTATAAGTTTTAAACTACTGAATTATAGAGGATTACCTAATAAAATCATACTTATACCTAAATCAATATCACCTGAGTTCGAGTTTTGGCAAACTGTAAGGATGGGAGCAGAACTTGCAGCTAAGGAGGAAAATGTCCAGATTGAAACAAGAGGACCTTTATTAGAAAGAAATATTGAAAGTCAAAAAGAAATACTAAAAGAGGCTATTAATGAGCAAGCAGATATTATTTTACTTGCGGCAACAAATGTTGATGCGCTTAAGGACTTAGTGGAGGAAGCTAAACTTCAAGGGATCACAGTGCTTACAGTTGATTCAACAGTAGAAGGTGTTCAAAATATTACTAACGTAGCCACAGATAGTATACAAGCTTCAGCAGTTTTAACAAAATACCTTATAGAACGCTTAGGCCAGCAAGGCGAAATCATTATGATTAATTTTGTTGAAGGGGCAAGTACAGCTAATGAAAGAGATCTTGGATATAAACAAGAAGCGAGTAAATATAAAGATATTATTATGCATCCTACTGTTTATACAGAAGGAACAACATCAGATGCCTATAGAGCCACGAAGCAAATCCTTAAAGATTACCCCAATCTTAAGGGTATAGTAGCAGCTAATCAACAAGTAACTGATGCTGTATGTGATGCTGTGCAAGAAATGGATTTACAGGGTAAGGTGAAGGTAGTAGGCTTTGATAGTTCAAGAAATATTATTTATGCTTTAGAAAAAAATGTTATAGATGCTATTGTTGTACAAAAGCCATTTAATATGGGATATTTAGCCGTTAAGCATGCGATACAAGCTTATCGTGGTAAGAAAATTGCTTCATATCTTGATACCGGGTATAAATTGATTAATAAAGAAACATTGTATGCTACAGAGAATCAAAAATTACTTTATCCTATTATTAAGTAA